Proteins encoded by one window of Pseudomonas sp. LS44:
- a CDS encoding RsiV family protein yields MQLLKATLFATLIISLASCSLVPTPSSKTVVPQRHAWEHTQPGCQADDCPLVNIDTLTFTDDPQLNALIEKNLLEMTRDSEGDPLPASLQSYEQDFLASAQPGWSSYLQAKLREQHDGLLIIELSSYLATGGAHGMPGRRFINYDSKLKKPLTLRDMLLPGQEDAFWKLAQDAHRRWLAAEKLDQDADYQKTWPFQETANVALTYGAVLLKYDSYSIAPYSSGHPELKIPYPQLNGVLKPQYFPGRG; encoded by the coding sequence ATGCAGTTGCTGAAAGCCACCCTGTTCGCCACCCTGATCATCAGCCTGGCCAGTTGCAGCCTGGTGCCCACGCCGAGCAGCAAAACCGTCGTTCCTCAACGCCACGCCTGGGAGCATACCCAGCCCGGTTGTCAGGCAGATGACTGCCCGCTGGTGAATATCGACACGCTGACCTTCACCGACGACCCGCAGCTCAACGCCCTGATCGAAAAAAATCTGCTGGAAATGACCCGCGACAGTGAGGGCGATCCATTGCCAGCGTCCCTGCAGTCCTACGAACAGGACTTTCTCGCCAGCGCACAGCCTGGCTGGAGCAGCTACCTGCAAGCCAAGCTGCGTGAACAGCACGATGGCCTGTTGATCATCGAACTGTCCAGCTACCTGGCGACCGGCGGCGCACATGGAATGCCGGGGCGACGCTTCATCAACTACGACAGCAAGCTGAAAAAACCGCTGACATTGCGCGACATGCTATTGCCCGGCCAGGAAGATGCCTTCTGGAAACTGGCGCAGGACGCACACCGTCGCTGGCTCGCCGCCGAGAAGCTCGATCAGGATGCCGACTATCAGAAGACCTGGCCGTTCCAGGAAACCGCCAACGTCGCGCTCACCTACGGTGCGGTGCTGCTGAAATACGACAGCTACAGCATCGCACCGTACTCCAGCGGCCATCCGGAACTGAAAATCCCCTACCCGCAGCTCAACGGCGTACTCAAGCCGCAGTACTTCCCGGGCCGTGGCTGA
- the cytX gene encoding putative hydroxymethylpyrimidine transporter CytX codes for MTTPSLYAPDVAVSAERRVFGARDLFSLWFSLGIGLMVLQLGALLAPGLGMSAALLAILCGTLVGVLLLGSVAVIGSDTGLATMAALKLSLGSRGAALPALLNLLQLVGWGAFEIIVMRDAASLLAGKAFGADSAWTSPLLWTLFFGALATFLAVTGPLTFVRRVLRKWGIWLLLGACIWLTWNLLAKADLAALWAQRGDGSLPFALGFDIAIAMPLSWLPLIADYSRFGKRGGGVFAGTAIGFFLGNVWLMSLGVAYTLAFTSGSEANALLLALGGAGLGIPLLLILLDESEKAFADIHSAAVSVGILLPLKVEQLALVIGLLCTLIAALAPLAEYQNFLLLIGSVFAPLFGVVLVDHFILRRRRADLAPRVALRWDTLLAWGCGVVLYHLLAHFAPQIGASLPALLLAGGLQFALGRLFGMPGAVKASAAT; via the coding sequence GTGACCACTCCCAGTCTGTATGCCCCCGATGTTGCCGTATCTGCCGAGCGCCGTGTGTTCGGCGCCCGCGACCTGTTTTCCCTGTGGTTTTCCCTCGGCATCGGCCTGATGGTCCTGCAACTCGGCGCGCTGCTGGCGCCGGGCCTGGGCATGAGCGCGGCGCTGCTGGCGATCCTGTGCGGCACCCTGGTCGGCGTGTTGCTGCTCGGCAGCGTGGCGGTGATTGGTAGCGATACCGGCCTGGCGACCATGGCCGCGCTCAAGCTCAGCCTCGGTTCGCGCGGCGCGGCGCTGCCGGCGCTGCTCAACCTGCTGCAACTGGTCGGCTGGGGCGCGTTCGAGATCATCGTCATGCGCGACGCCGCCAGCCTGCTGGCCGGCAAGGCCTTCGGCGCGGACAGCGCCTGGACCAGCCCGCTGCTGTGGACGCTGTTCTTCGGCGCGCTGGCGACCTTCCTGGCGGTGACCGGCCCACTGACCTTCGTGCGTCGCGTGCTGCGCAAGTGGGGTATTTGGCTGCTGCTCGGCGCTTGTATCTGGCTGACCTGGAATCTGTTGGCCAAGGCCGACTTGGCCGCACTGTGGGCGCAACGCGGCGACGGCTCGCTGCCGTTCGCGCTGGGCTTCGACATCGCCATCGCCATGCCGCTGTCCTGGCTGCCGCTGATTGCCGACTATTCGCGCTTCGGCAAGCGCGGCGGTGGGGTGTTCGCCGGTACCGCCATCGGCTTCTTCCTCGGCAACGTCTGGTTGATGAGTCTGGGCGTCGCCTACACCCTGGCTTTCACCAGTGGCAGTGAGGCCAATGCTTTGCTGTTGGCGCTAGGCGGCGCCGGGTTGGGCATTCCGCTGTTGCTGATCCTGCTCGACGAGTCGGAAAAGGCTTTTGCCGATATCCACTCGGCGGCGGTATCGGTCGGCATCCTGCTGCCGCTCAAGGTCGAGCAGCTGGCTCTGGTGATCGGCCTGCTGTGTACGCTGATCGCTGCGCTGGCGCCATTGGCCGAGTACCAGAACTTCCTGCTGCTGATCGGCTCGGTGTTCGCCCCGCTGTTCGGCGTGGTGCTGGTCGACCACTTCATCCTGCGTCGCCGCCGGGCCGACCTGGCGCCGCGCGTCGCGTTGCGCTGGGACACGCTGCTGGCCTGGGGCTGCGGAGTGGTGCTGTATCACCTGCTGGCGCATTTCGCCCCGCAGATCGGCGCCAGCCTGCCGGCCCTGCTGCTGGCCGGCGGCCTGCAATTTGCCCTCGGGAGGTTGTTCGGCATGCCGGGCGCGGTCAAGGCCAGTGCCGCCACGTAG
- the thiC gene encoding phosphomethylpyrimidine synthase ThiC has protein sequence MSVKPQQKLSDSAQVDQQSIQPFPRSQKIYVQGSRPDIRVPMREISLDVTSTAFGGEINAPVTVYDTSGPYTDPNVTIDVRQGLADVRSQWIEDRGDTERLPGLSSEFGQRRLNDAELTAMRFAHVRNPRRAKAGHNVSQMHYARQGIITPEMEYVAIRENMKLAEAREAGLLKAQHGGQSFGASIPKEITAEFVREEIARGRAIIPANINHVELEPMIIGRNFLVKINGNIGNSALGSSIEEEVAKLTWGIRWGSDTVMDLSTGKHIHETREWIIRNSPVPIGTVPVYQALEKVGGVAEDLTWELFRDTLIEQAEQGVDYFTIHAGVLLRYVPLTAKRVTGIVSRGGSIMAKWCLAHHKENFLYTNFEEICEIMKAYDVSFSLGDGLRPGSIADANDAAQFGELETLGELTKIAWKHDVQTMIEGPGHVPMQLIKENMDKQLECCDEAPFYTLGPLTTDIAPGYDHITSGIGAAMIGWFGCAMLCYVTPKEHLGLPNKDDVKTGIITYKIAAHAADLAKGHPGAQIRDNALSKARFEFRWEDQFNLGLDPDTARSYHDETLPKDSAKVAHFCSMCGPKFCSMKITQEVREYAKENGLSAESQAIEAGFKQQSERFKDEGSVIYKQV, from the coding sequence ATGAGCGTCAAACCACAACAAAAACTCAGTGACAGCGCCCAAGTCGACCAGCAGTCGATCCAGCCCTTTCCGCGTTCGCAGAAAATCTATGTGCAGGGTTCGCGCCCGGATATCCGCGTGCCGATGCGAGAGATCAGCCTGGATGTGACCTCGACCGCCTTCGGTGGCGAGATCAACGCGCCGGTCACCGTCTATGACACCTCCGGCCCCTACACCGACCCCAACGTGACGATCGACGTGCGCCAGGGGCTGGCCGACGTGCGCTCCCAGTGGATCGAGGATCGCGGTGACACCGAGCGCCTGCCGGGGCTAAGTTCCGAGTTCGGCCAGCGCCGCCTGAATGATGCCGAACTGACCGCCATGCGCTTCGCCCACGTGCGCAACCCGCGCCGGGCCAAGGCCGGGCACAACGTCAGCCAGATGCACTATGCACGCCAGGGCATCATCACCCCGGAGATGGAATACGTCGCCATCCGCGAGAACATGAAGCTGGCCGAGGCGCGCGAGGCGGGCCTGCTCAAGGCACAGCACGGCGGGCAAAGCTTCGGCGCCTCGATCCCCAAGGAAATCACCGCCGAGTTCGTCCGCGAGGAAATTGCCCGCGGCCGCGCGATCATTCCGGCCAACATCAATCACGTGGAACTGGAGCCGATGATCATCGGCCGCAACTTCCTGGTGAAGATCAACGGCAACATTGGCAACTCGGCGCTGGGTTCTTCCATCGAGGAAGAAGTGGCCAAGCTGACCTGGGGCATCCGCTGGGGCTCCGATACCGTCATGGATCTCTCGACTGGCAAGCACATCCACGAGACCCGCGAGTGGATCATCCGCAATTCGCCGGTGCCGATCGGCACGGTGCCGGTGTATCAAGCGCTGGAGAAGGTCGGCGGCGTCGCCGAGGACCTGACCTGGGAGCTGTTCCGCGACACCCTGATCGAACAGGCCGAGCAGGGCGTGGACTACTTCACCATCCACGCTGGCGTGCTGTTGCGCTACGTGCCGCTGACCGCCAAACGGGTCACCGGCATCGTCTCGCGCGGCGGCTCGATCATGGCCAAGTGGTGCCTGGCGCACCATAAAGAGAATTTCCTCTACACGAACTTCGAGGAAATCTGCGAAATCATGAAGGCCTACGACGTCAGCTTCTCGCTTGGCGATGGCCTGCGTCCGGGCTCGATCGCCGACGCCAACGACGCCGCGCAGTTCGGCGAGCTGGAAACCCTCGGCGAGCTCACGAAAATTGCGTGGAAGCACGACGTGCAGACCATGATCGAAGGCCCCGGCCACGTGCCGATGCAGCTGATCAAGGAGAACATGGACAAGCAGCTGGAGTGCTGCGACGAGGCGCCGTTCTACACCCTCGGCCCGCTGACCACCGACATCGCGCCCGGCTACGATCACATCACCTCGGGCATCGGCGCGGCGATGATCGGCTGGTTTGGCTGCGCCATGCTTTGCTACGTCACGCCCAAGGAGCACCTGGGTCTGCCGAACAAGGATGACGTGAAGACCGGCATCATCACCTACAAGATCGCCGCGCACGCCGCCGACCTCGCCAAGGGCCACCCGGGTGCGCAGATCCGCGACAATGCGCTGTCCAAGGCGCGCTTCGAGTTCCGCTGGGAAGACCAGTTCAACCTCGGCCTCGACCCGGACACCGCACGCAGCTATCACGACGAGACGTTGCCGAAGGACTCGGCCAAGGTCGCGCACTTCTGCTCGATGTGTGGGCCGAAGTTCTGCTCGATGAAGATCACCCAGGAAGTCCGCGAGTACGCCAAGGAGAACGGCCTGTCGGCAGAGAGCCAGGCCATCGAGGCGGGCTTCAAGCAACAATCCGAGCGCTTCAAGGACGAGGGCTCGGTGATCTATAAACAGGTGTGA
- a CDS encoding TolC family outer membrane protein, with translation MLRRLSLALAVAAASNGLAWAEDVPLTAKTDLVSVYQEAVNNNADLAAARADYQANKEVVPQARSGLLPQINGGANLADTRTDVETSAGDPSLSRSGIVYQATLSQPIFRADRWFQLQAAEAVNEQAALQLSATEQNLILQSAETYFSVLRAQDNLASTKAEEAAFKRQLDQANERFDVGLSDKTDVLEAQAGYDTARANRILAQRAVDDAFQALTTLTNRDYRAVEGIKHSLPVLTPTPNDAKAWVDTAAQQNLNLLASNYAVDAAEETVRQRKAGHAPTLDAVAQYQKGDNDSLGFTNSAANPGIRYNGDVEQSSIGLQLNIPIYSGGLTSSQAREAYARLNQTEQQRESLRRQVVQNTRDLHRAVNTDVETVQARKQSIISNQSALEATEIGYQVGTRNIVDVLDSQRQLYSSVRNYNDARYDYILDNLRLKQVAGTLSPADLEALARYLKADYNPDKDFLPPDLSSAAEAQIRNTRPQ, from the coding sequence ATGCTGCGCAGACTTTCCCTGGCACTCGCCGTGGCCGCCGCATCCAATGGACTGGCCTGGGCAGAAGATGTGCCCCTGACAGCCAAGACCGACCTGGTCAGCGTCTATCAGGAAGCCGTCAACAACAACGCCGACCTGGCCGCCGCCCGCGCCGATTACCAGGCCAACAAAGAAGTGGTGCCGCAAGCGCGCTCCGGTCTGCTGCCGCAGATCAATGGCGGCGCCAACCTGGCCGACACTCGCACCGACGTCGAAACCTCCGCCGGCGACCCGTCGCTGTCGCGCAGCGGTATCGTTTACCAGGCGACCCTCAGCCAGCCGATCTTCCGCGCCGATCGCTGGTTCCAGCTGCAAGCCGCCGAAGCCGTCAACGAGCAAGCTGCGCTGCAACTCTCGGCCACCGAGCAGAACCTGATCCTGCAGAGCGCCGAAACCTATTTCTCCGTGTTGCGCGCCCAGGACAACCTGGCCTCGACCAAGGCCGAGGAAGCCGCGTTCAAACGCCAACTCGACCAAGCCAACGAACGCTTCGACGTCGGCCTCTCGGACAAGACCGACGTGCTCGAAGCCCAAGCAGGTTATGACACCGCGCGGGCCAACCGGATTCTCGCTCAGCGCGCGGTGGACGATGCCTTCCAAGCCCTGACCACCCTGACCAATCGCGACTACCGTGCCGTCGAGGGCATCAAGCACAGCCTGCCGGTGCTGACCCCGACGCCGAACGACGCCAAGGCCTGGGTCGACACCGCCGCGCAGCAGAACCTCAACCTGTTGGCCAGCAATTACGCGGTCGACGCCGCGGAAGAAACCGTGCGGCAGCGTAAGGCCGGCCATGCGCCGACCCTCGACGCGGTGGCGCAGTATCAGAAGGGCGACAACGATAGCCTCGGCTTCACCAACAGCGCCGCCAACCCAGGCATCCGCTACAACGGTGATGTCGAACAAAGCAGCATCGGCCTGCAACTGAACATCCCGATCTACAGCGGCGGCCTGACCAGCTCGCAGGCGCGCGAGGCCTATGCGCGCCTGAACCAGACCGAACAGCAGCGCGAGAGCCTGCGTCGCCAGGTGGTGCAGAACACCCGCGACCTGCACCGTGCGGTGAACACCGATGTCGAGACGGTGCAAGCGCGCAAACAGTCGATCATCTCCAACCAAAGCGCCCTGGAAGCCACCGAGATCGGCTACCAGGTTGGCACGCGCAATATCGTCGACGTGCTCGACTCGCAGCGTCAGCTGTACAGCTCGGTGCGCAACTACAACGACGCCCGCTATGACTACATTCTCGACAACCTGCGCCTGAAGCAGGTCGCCGGCACCCTCAGCCCGGCCGATCTGGAAGCCTTGGCTCGCTATCTCAAGGCCGACTACAACCCGGACAAGGACTTCCTGCCGCCGGACTTGTCCTCGGCAGCCGAAGCGCAGATACGCAACACCCGGCCGCAGTAA
- the waaA gene encoding lipid IV(A) 3-deoxy-D-manno-octulosonic acid transferase, which produces MNRHLYSLLFHLGLPLVGVRLFLRSRKAPAYAQRIGERFALGLPALQPGGIWVHAVSVGESIAAAPMIRALLERHPQLPITITCMTPTGSERIHALFPAEQYAGRIQHCYLPYDLPWAAGRFLDRLKPRLAVIMETELWPNHIHQCVRRGIPVALANARLSERSARGYARFARLTRPMLAEMSWLAVQTEAEAERFRQLGAQPQRVTVTGSIKFDLHIDAELPVRAAALRQQWGAAQRPVWIAASTHAGEDEIILAAHRQLLERHPDALLILVPRHPERFAAVFELCQQRAFVTRRRSTAETVDAQAQVLLGDTMGELLFLYALADLAFVGGSLVANGGHNLLEPAALGKPVLSGPHLFNFLEIAAQLRDAGALQEVADADGLAQALQRLWEVPEAAQAMSQAGLAVLQANQGALQRLLDGLDNLLR; this is translated from the coding sequence ATGAACCGACACCTTTATTCCCTGCTGTTTCATCTGGGCCTGCCGCTGGTCGGCGTGCGCCTGTTCCTGCGCTCCCGTAAGGCGCCGGCGTATGCCCAGCGCATTGGCGAACGCTTCGCCCTCGGCTTGCCAGCGTTGCAGCCCGGTGGCATCTGGGTGCACGCGGTGTCGGTGGGCGAGAGCATCGCCGCCGCACCGATGATTCGCGCTCTGCTCGAACGCCATCCGCAGCTGCCGATCACCATCACCTGCATGACGCCGACCGGCTCGGAGCGCATTCACGCGCTGTTTCCGGCCGAGCAATACGCCGGGCGCATCCAGCATTGCTATCTGCCGTACGACTTGCCCTGGGCCGCCGGACGGTTTCTTGATCGGCTCAAGCCGCGTCTGGCGGTGATCATGGAAACCGAGCTGTGGCCCAACCACATCCATCAGTGCGTGCGCCGCGGTATTCCGGTGGCGCTGGCCAACGCGCGATTGTCGGAGCGCTCGGCGCGCGGCTACGCACGTTTCGCTCGGCTGACCCGGCCGATGTTGGCGGAGATGAGCTGGCTGGCGGTGCAGACCGAAGCTGAGGCTGAGCGGTTTCGCCAGCTCGGCGCGCAGCCGCAGCGGGTGACGGTGACCGGCTCGATCAAGTTCGACCTGCATATCGATGCCGAACTACCGGTGCGGGCCGCCGCGCTGCGCCAGCAATGGGGTGCTGCCCAGCGACCGGTCTGGATCGCGGCCAGCACCCACGCCGGTGAGGACGAAATCATCCTCGCCGCGCACCGGCAACTGCTCGAACGGCATCCCGATGCACTGCTGATTCTGGTGCCGCGTCATCCGGAGCGGTTTGCCGCGGTGTTCGAACTGTGCCAGCAGCGCGCCTTCGTTACCCGTCGCCGCTCCACGGCGGAAACAGTCGACGCGCAGGCCCAGGTGCTGTTGGGCGACACCATGGGCGAGCTGCTGTTTCTCTATGCGCTGGCCGATCTGGCTTTCGTCGGCGGCAGCCTGGTCGCCAACGGCGGGCATAACCTGCTGGAGCCGGCGGCGCTGGGCAAACCGGTGCTGAGCGGGCCACATCTGTTCAATTTTCTCGAGATCGCCGCGCAGCTGCGTGACGCCGGTGCGTTGCAGGAGGTCGCCGATGCCGACGGTCTGGCGCAGGCATTGCAGCGCCTATGGGAGGTGCCAGAAGCGGCGCAGGCGATGAGCCAGGCAGGCTTGGCCGTGTTGCAGGCCAATCAGGGCGCGCTGCAGCGCTTGCTGGACGGGTTGGATAACTTGCTCCGCTAG
- a CDS encoding multidrug efflux SMR transporter, whose translation MNPYAYLSIAIAAEVVTTSSLKAVKGLSTPLPLLLVICGYAISFWMLILVMRSLPVGIVYAIWSGLGIVLVSIAALFLYGQKLDLPAMLGIGLIIGGVLVINLFSASSGH comes from the coding sequence ATGAACCCCTACGCCTACCTCTCCATCGCCATCGCCGCCGAAGTGGTCACCACCAGCTCGCTGAAGGCGGTCAAAGGGCTGAGCACGCCGTTGCCCTTGCTGCTGGTCATCTGTGGCTACGCGATTTCCTTCTGGATGCTGATTCTGGTGATGCGCAGCCTGCCAGTGGGCATCGTCTATGCGATCTGGTCGGGGCTGGGCATCGTCCTGGTGAGCATCGCCGCGCTGTTTCTCTACGGCCAGAAACTCGACTTGCCGGCCATGCTCGGCATCGGCCTGATCATCGGTGGCGTGCTGGTGATCAACCTGTTCTCCGCCAGCTCCGGGCACTGA